In Piliocolobus tephrosceles isolate RC106 chromosome 5, ASM277652v3, whole genome shotgun sequence, a single genomic region encodes these proteins:
- the FKBPL gene encoding FK506-binding protein-like, translating to METPPVSTTGEKDISQPQQQWEKNLRENLDSVTQIRQQPRDPPTETLELGVNPDPASQILENTQGTEKLVAELEGDSHKSHGSTSQMPEALQASDLWYCPDGSFVKKIIIRGHGLDKPKLGSCCRVQALGFPFGSGPPEGWTELTMGVGPWREETWGELIEKCLESMCQGEEAELQLPGHSGPPVRLTLASFTQGRDSWELETSEKEALAREERARGTELFRAGNAEGAARCYGRALRLLLTLPPPGPPERTVLHANLAACQLLLGQPQLAAQSCDRVLEREPGHLKALYRRGVAQAALGNLEKATADLKKVLAIDPKNRAAQEELGKVVIQGKKQDAGLAQGLRKMFG from the coding sequence ATGGAGACGCCACCAGTCAGTACAACCGGAGAAAAGGACATCTCTCAGCCGCAACAACAGTGGGAAAAAAACCTTCGGGAGAACCTTGATTCAGTTACTCAGATTAGGCAGCAGCCCCGAGACCCTCCTACCGAAACACTTGAGCTGGGAGTAAACCCAGATCCAGCCAGCCAAATTCTAGAGAATACTCAAGGAACTGAAAAACTGGTTGCTGAACTTGAAGGAGACTCTCATAAGTCTCATGGATCAACCAGTCAGATGCCAGAGGCCCTTCAAGCTTCTGATCTCTGGTACTGTCCCGACGGGAGCTTTGTCAAGAAGATCATAATCCGTGGCCATGGCTTGGACAAACCCAAACTAGGCTCCTGCTGCCGGGTACAGGCTTTGGGGTTTCCTTTCGGATCAGGGCCGCCAGAGGGCTGGACAGAGTTAACTATGGGCGTAGGGCCATGGAGGGAGGAAACTTGGGGGGAGCTCATAGAGAAATGCTTGGAGTCCATGTGTCAAGGTGAAGAAGCAGAGCTTCAGCTGCCTGGGCACTCTGGACCTCCTGTCAGGCTCACACTGGCGTCCTTCACTCAAGGCCGGGActcctgggagctggagactagcGAGAAGGAAGCTCTGGCCAGGGAAGAACGTGCAAGGGGCACAGAACTATTTCGAGCTGGGAACGCTGAAGGAGCTGCCCGATGCTATGGACGGGCTCTTCGGCTGCTGCTGACTTTACCCCCACCTGGCCCTCCAGAACGAACTGTCCTTCATGCCAATCTGGCTGCCTGTCAGTTGTTGCTAGGGCAGCCTCAGTTGGCAGCCCAGAGCTGTGACCGGGTGTTGGAGCGAGAGCCTGGCCATTTAAAGGCCTTATACCGAAGgggggttgcccaggctgcccttgGGAACCTGGAAAAAgcaactgctgacctcaagaaGGTGCTGGCGATAGATCCCAAAAACCGGGCAGCCCAAGAGGAACTGGGGAAGGTGGTCATTCAGGGGAAGAAGCAGGATGCTGGGCTGGCTCAGGGTCTGCGCAAGATGTTTGGCTGA